In Caldicellulosiruptor obsidiansis OB47, a single window of DNA contains:
- a CDS encoding extracellular solute-binding protein — MAQYFGTEPAPANSPVILKAEEYLKTNLEFTWVPADSYKDKLNIMLASGKLPMVVYVPDNSASFVAACKAGAFWELGPYIKQYKNLRTIPDIVLWNSSIDGKIYGIPRSRTLGRNGIVYRKDWAKNVGITKLETIDDLYNMLKKFTYNDPDKNGKNDTYGMYECSYNGPFYIAVVWFGGPNGWGLNKNGQLVPSFLTNAYMEALKFWRKLYQEKIFNHDFPSVPGARWEDYYSQGKAGVKIDVIDSANRIYNGLLKNGLIPKDAKDTDIMDIKLAVKTKYGLRNMPTAGYAGYLMVSKTSVKDMNTFKKVMSILDKFGDKTMQDLFGYGLPNRHYKLVDGKIDPIQNLPAELSREISGVNQVLHFYPTNGGTPRYMTPLLQLQADMQALNEKLNILVPNPALPLQAMSQTYIKRGVTLDNMIEDARVKYIAGQLNDQGFKKVLDNWRKQGGDQIIKEVNALYRQYRKNIPYKEDLYKILNP, encoded by the coding sequence ATGGCACAATATTTTGGTACAGAACCAGCACCAGCAAATAGTCCAGTTATTTTAAAGGCTGAAGAGTATTTAAAAACTAATCTTGAGTTTACATGGGTACCTGCAGATAGTTATAAAGACAAGTTAAATATTATGCTGGCAAGTGGAAAACTACCAATGGTTGTATACGTTCCAGATAATTCAGCTTCATTTGTTGCTGCTTGTAAAGCAGGTGCATTTTGGGAATTAGGCCCCTATATAAAGCAATATAAGAACTTGAGAACGATTCCTGATATAGTTCTGTGGAATTCTTCTATTGATGGTAAGATTTATGGTATTCCTCGTTCAAGAACCCTTGGAAGAAATGGAATTGTGTACCGAAAAGATTGGGCTAAAAATGTTGGCATCACTAAGCTTGAAACTATTGATGATTTGTATAATATGTTGAAGAAGTTTACTTACAATGATCCAGACAAGAATGGTAAGAATGATACTTACGGAATGTATGAATGTTCTTATAATGGACCATTCTATATAGCAGTTGTATGGTTTGGTGGACCAAATGGTTGGGGTTTGAATAAAAATGGCCAGCTTGTTCCTTCTTTCTTGACCAATGCATATATGGAGGCTTTAAAATTCTGGCGTAAATTATATCAAGAAAAGATATTCAACCATGATTTTCCGAGTGTTCCTGGTGCAAGATGGGAAGATTATTATTCGCAAGGGAAAGCTGGTGTTAAGATTGATGTTATAGATTCTGCAAACAGAATTTACAATGGTCTTCTTAAGAATGGTTTGATTCCAAAAGATGCAAAGGATACAGATATCATGGACATTAAATTGGCTGTAAAGACGAAATATGGATTGAGAAATATGCCAACAGCTGGTTATGCAGGATATCTTATGGTTTCAAAAACGAGTGTAAAAGACATGAATACATTCAAAAAAGTAATGTCAATCTTGGATAAGTTTGGTGACAAAACAATGCAGGATTTGTTTGGTTATGGATTGCCCAATAGACATTATAAGTTAGTTGATGGCAAAATAGACCCTATTCAAAATTTACCAGCAGAGCTGTCAAGAGAAATAAGTGGTGTTAACCAGGTATTGCATTTTTATCCTACAAACGGTGGTACACCAAGATACATGACTCCACTTTTGCAATTACAAGCAGATATGCAAGCTTTGAATGAAAAACTCAATATTCTTGTGCCAAATCCGGCATTGCCATTGCAAGCTATGTCACAGACATATATTAAAAGAGGTGTTACCCTTGATAATATGATTGAAGATGCACGTGTTAAATATATTGCCGGTCAGCTCAATGATCAGGGATTCAAGAAAGTTCTTGACAACTGGAGAAAGCAGGGTGGAGACCAGATTATAAAAGAAGTAAATGCATTGTATCGTCAATATAGAAAGAACATTCCTTACAAAGAAGATTTGTATAAGATACTAAATCCTTAA
- a CDS encoding carbohydrate ABC transporter permease: MRQNKTIGSVIFDVFNHVFLGIYALIAIMPFLYVLAASFAPDSEIKTRNFFLIPHNFTTAAYKYIFESNYFLRSMINSVIITVGGTLVNLFFTFTMAYALSKKNFIGRSIILNAVIFSMLFGGGMIPTYLLVKSLGLLDSYWALWLPGAISPFNFFVVKNFFQEMPQDLEDAARIDGCTEAQILWKVVLPLSKPIIATFALFYGVGHWNSWFGALLYINNQEKWPVQLILRQIVMLSTTITSDLTKFDPNFQPPQESLKMAVIVVATLPIMLLYPWLQKYFIKGMFIGSLKE, from the coding sequence ATGAGGCAGAATAAAACAATAGGTAGTGTTATTTTTGATGTATTTAATCATGTTTTTCTGGGAATATATGCTCTAATAGCAATAATGCCTTTCTTATATGTATTAGCTGCGTCGTTTGCTCCTGATTCAGAAATAAAAACACGAAATTTCTTTTTGATACCTCATAATTTTACAACTGCAGCTTATAAATATATATTTGAATCTAATTACTTTTTAAGAAGTATGATAAACAGTGTTATTATTACAGTCGGCGGAACTTTAGTAAATCTTTTCTTTACTTTTACAATGGCATATGCACTTTCAAAAAAGAACTTTATAGGAAGAAGTATTATATTGAATGCAGTAATTTTCTCTATGCTGTTTGGAGGAGGAATGATTCCTACATATCTACTGGTTAAAAGTTTAGGGTTATTAGATTCTTATTGGGCACTTTGGCTTCCAGGAGCAATAAGTCCATTTAATTTCTTTGTTGTCAAAAACTTTTTCCAGGAAATGCCGCAGGATTTAGAGGATGCAGCAAGAATTGACGGCTGTACTGAAGCTCAGATTTTATGGAAGGTAGTGCTTCCTCTTTCAAAGCCAATTATTGCAACCTTCGCTTTATTTTACGGGGTTGGGCATTGGAATTCATGGTTTGGGGCTCTTTTGTATATTAATAACCAGGAAAAATGGCCTGTTCAATTAATTTTACGACAGATAGTGATGCTTTCTACCACAATAACTTCTGATTTAACCAAGTTTGATCCTAATTTTCAGCCTCCTCAAGAATCTCTTAAAATGGCAGTAATTGTTGTAGCCACATTGCCAATAATGCTCTTGTATCCATGGCTACAAAAATATTTCATAAAAGGTATGTTTATTGGCTCACTGAAGGAGTGA
- a CDS encoding ABC transporter permease: MTANTSVWKRLKKDKWLYILALPGILYFVIFRYIPMFGIVVAFQDFNPFLGFWKSPWVGFEHFKTLFTDPDFPMLFRNTLLISFYNILFYFPVPIILALLINEVRNQVYKRIVQTCVYVPHFVSMVVIASITFVFLSSETGVINNILYSLTGQKIDFLTDPRWFRPLIIIQSIWKEAGWGTIIFLAALSNVDPTLYEAAIVDGATRGQQTWYITIPSIMSTVIILFILRLGHLLDTGFEQIFLMKNSLNRSVAEVFDTYVYQVGVTQGSYSYSTAVGLFKSVVGLILIQISNYLAKKFTETSLF, from the coding sequence ATGACAGCTAACACTTCTGTATGGAAAAGACTCAAAAAAGACAAATGGCTTTATATCTTGGCTCTACCTGGTATTCTGTACTTCGTCATTTTCAGGTACATTCCGATGTTTGGTATAGTTGTTGCCTTTCAAGATTTTAATCCGTTTTTAGGGTTCTGGAAAAGTCCGTGGGTAGGTTTTGAGCATTTTAAAACACTTTTCACCGACCCTGATTTTCCGATGCTGTTTAGAAATACACTGTTAATTTCATTTTACAATATACTTTTCTATTTCCCTGTGCCAATTATTTTAGCTTTACTTATCAACGAGGTGCGAAATCAAGTTTATAAGAGAATTGTCCAGACATGTGTTTATGTTCCTCACTTTGTTTCAATGGTGGTCATAGCAAGTATTACATTTGTTTTTCTTTCAAGTGAAACAGGAGTAATAAACAATATTTTATACAGTTTAACAGGTCAAAAAATAGATTTTTTAACAGATCCGAGATGGTTCAGACCTCTTATAATAATTCAAAGTATATGGAAAGAAGCAGGATGGGGAACAATAATCTTCTTGGCAGCTCTTTCAAATGTTGACCCGACTTTATATGAAGCTGCTATTGTGGATGGGGCAACAAGGGGGCAGCAGACTTGGTACATCACTATTCCTTCAATTATGAGTACGGTAATTATACTTTTCATTTTGCGATTAGGACATCTTCTTGATACTGGCTTTGAACAGATATTTTTAATGAAAAATTCTCTTAACAGATCAGTAGCTGAAGTATTTGATACATATGTTTATCAAGTAGGCGTTACACAGGGTTCATATAGTTATAGTACAGCAGTTGGACTTTTTAAATCAGTAGTAGGTTTGATTTTAATACAAATTTCTAATTATTTAGCAAAAAAATTTACTGAGACTTCGTTATTTTAA